A segment of the Oleidesulfovibrio alaskensis DSM 16109 genome:
CACACGGATGACCGCTTCATTTTCCGCCAGCAGGGTTTCCGACTCTTCGCATTCACGCGAAAGACACCATTCCTGCTGCAGCTGCAGCACGGCTTCTATGCAATCAGCCGTCATGGGATGGTACTGCCAGTCATACTGCTTCTTGAACTGATTCACATGGTTCTTTTTTTTATGGTACTTGTTGCCCGAAAGCGTAGCCAGCTTTTCCGCGTCGTACAGATAGTCCCACTGATCGCGGTCCTCCTGCACCTGCACGCCGTCGCCCAGCGCCGCCTGCCACAGGTCGGCAAGCTGCTGCGGTACGCGTATAAAGGTTCTGCCCGCCGTCATCATGGGGCATTTTGCCCAGTCGGCCACGGCGTTCCAGTCACCCACGGGCGCCCAGTAACCCACTTCCGGTCTGGTCTGGCGTATCCAGAAAAGATTGGGCGTGCGGCCCACTTCCAGCCCGTATTCGTTGGCCCAGCCCCACAGATTGGTAAAACTGTAATCAGAAGCCCGCGACGGTGTGCCGGAGAAAAGAGTCAGATACTCTTCCATCACGTCCATGGTCAAAGGTTTAAATTCCACTGCGCACATTGCTTTTCACTCCTTCAAGAGCCGCCCCTGCAGGCGTCTCCGTGGTGTTCTTTCTGTTGCCGTTGCGCTTGATCATGCTGAAACGGCTCCAGTCGTGGTACCAGAACAGCCAGAGCATGGTACCGGACTGGAATATCTGTGAAATCAGCATGGCTACAAACACACCTTCGGAGTTCCCCCACACATGGTGCCCCATGACATAGGCCACCGGCAGCCGCACCAGCCATGTGGCGGAACTGTACACAATAAAGGTGTACAGCGTGGCGCCGGCGCCGGTCATTATGCCGCCCAGCGTCATGCTGGCCACGGTGAAGGGAATGGATACAAGATTATATTTCAGATACACGGCCGCCTGCGCCTGCACCGCCGGTTGCGGCGACAGAAAAGCGCAGATTTCCGGCACAAAAGGCCACATGAAAACAGCAACCACCGTTAACGACCCGCAGGCCATCAGCAGAAGACGCAGCCCCACGCGTTTGGCCTCGGCCTTGCGCCCGGCCCCCAGAAAATGCCCGACCAGAATACTGGCTGTCATATTAAAAGCGAACGCAGGCAGAAACAGCAGAGATTCTATGCGCATGCCTGCCGTCATACCGGCCAGCGCATCAATGCTGCCCGCAGGCAGCGAGCCGGTAATGGCAAACAATACCAGATACCCGGTCTGCCACATTATCTGCATGCCGCCTGCCGGAAGCGCCACCTTGATAAGATACGGTGCCGCACAGCGGGCCCAGCGCCACGGAGCGCCGGAGTCGCGCCGCAGCAGGCCTTTTCTGACCAGCATCACCATGTTGAACAGCGCACCGGCCGTAATGGAATAGAATGTGGCCCATGCCACACCGGCATAGCCCATCTGCGGAAAGCCCCACCAGCCCAGCCCCAGACCAAAATCCGCCACGGTGTTCACCAGACTGACAATCATCATGCAGCCCAGAGGAATCAGCACCATTTTGCGGGCGCGGAACATGGCATTGGTCATGTTGAGCATGTAGTACATGGGCAGCACATACAGATACACGTCAAAAAAATACGACGTGATGGGGCGGATGCGTTCCGGCACCTGCAGCAGGTTGAGAAACGGCTCCTTGAACAGCATGCCGCAGACCAGCACAACCAGACTCATGACAACGCCCAGCTTGATGACCAGCGCCACATAGCGCCGCGCGCGCCTGTACAGTCCGGCCCCGGCGGACTGACCTATGGCCGCCACGGAAGCATTGGCCACGGCTATACCCACCACCATCAGAAAAAAAAGACACTGCGTGATGATACCCAGCGATGCCTGTACATCCTGATGAATTTTGCCTGCCACCCACACATCCACAAAACCGATGATGAAATGAAAAAACATCATCATCATCTGCGGCCATGTAAGGCTGAAAATGGCGGTATCGGAACCGGAATCCGGTTCGGGCGCAGCGGCGCCTGCCCGCGCCGCCTGCATGGTTCGGGTACTATCCGACGACATATATGAACCTGCCTTGCAGGGTAATGCAGAACCTGCTGATTTCACAGAATTCTGCCACCGGTTAACTGAAAACAGCCTGAAAGTATGCCTCAGCGGAAAAAACGGGTCAACGCACCGGAAAGTAACTGTGGCTTGATCTCTTTGTACGCATTATGTACAAAATATGTACAAAGAGACCTCACCCGTTTCACAGGAGGCACCATGCACATATTCAAAAACGAAAAAGAAACAAAACGCGTCATCTTCAACATTGATTCCGGCCTTGCCCTGCGGCTGGAAAGAGCAAGACACCGGGCAAGAAAACTTTCCCGCAAGCTTAATGTCGACGAAGCCGTGGACCATGCACTGGAAGCTTTTCTGGCCGAAGCGGAGCACAGGCTGGACGCGCTGGCGCAGAAAAAAAACGCCGCACCCGCCGCACAGGGCCCCATCATAATGGGTCCTGCGGCAGCCGAAGAAGACAGCCGGGGCGACACTTCGGCCGTGGTGCTGCGCAAAAGCATGGTGCCGGAACAACGGAACAGACAACGCTGACGTAAGAGTAAGTCTCCGCTGCCGCATGGCAACACCCTGACCGCACACCCGTTGCACGAAATCATTCCCCGCGGCACCGGCTCGGGACGAAACGGCAATGACGGACTGCCCGCAGCCTGAAAACCCGCAGAAAAAAGCTGACAGCCCGCAGGTACGGCGCGGCGTACAGCCAAGTACACGCGCCGTGCTCCTGCCCTCAACCGGCAGCAGGATGCCGGTTGAGGGCAGGACCGTGACACACGCGGAAAGCCGGAGCTTTCCGGCCAGTCTGATGCTCCGGCGCTGCCGCACGCGGACAGCCAAACAAAAAAGCGCACCAGAGGTGCGCCCCGTGCCGGTCCTGAAGCCGTAAAAACAATCAGCCGTCCAGAATGTCTCCCGCCGGCAGACGGTGAACAGTGCCGCTCTCATCTTCCAGCAGCAGCCAGCCGTTGTCATCCACATCGCGGACTTTTCCCGTCA
Coding sequences within it:
- a CDS encoding DUF2156 domain-containing protein; this encodes MCAVEFKPLTMDVMEEYLTLFSGTPSRASDYSFTNLWGWANEYGLEVGRTPNLFWIRQTRPEVGYWAPVGDWNAVADWAKCPMMTAGRTFIRVPQQLADLWQAALGDGVQVQEDRDQWDYLYDAEKLATLSGNKYHKKKNHVNQFKKQYDWQYHPMTADCIEAVLQLQQEWCLSRECEESETLLAENEAVIRVLEYWDTIPGLKGGALYVNDVMVAYTVGEALTDDTLVVHFEKARSEYRGVYQAINQIFVEHEGTGYTYVNREQDLGDEGLRKAKLTYHPADWLRKSTVTVL
- a CDS encoding MATE family efflux transporter, which translates into the protein MSSDSTRTMQAARAGAAAPEPDSGSDTAIFSLTWPQMMMMFFHFIIGFVDVWVAGKIHQDVQASLGIITQCLFFLMVVGIAVANASVAAIGQSAGAGLYRRARRYVALVIKLGVVMSLVVLVCGMLFKEPFLNLLQVPERIRPITSYFFDVYLYVLPMYYMLNMTNAMFRARKMVLIPLGCMMIVSLVNTVADFGLGLGWWGFPQMGYAGVAWATFYSITAGALFNMVMLVRKGLLRRDSGAPWRWARCAAPYLIKVALPAGGMQIMWQTGYLVLFAITGSLPAGSIDALAGMTAGMRIESLLFLPAFAFNMTASILVGHFLGAGRKAEAKRVGLRLLLMACGSLTVVAVFMWPFVPEICAFLSPQPAVQAQAAVYLKYNLVSIPFTVASMTLGGIMTGAGATLYTFIVYSSATWLVRLPVAYVMGHHVWGNSEGVFVAMLISQIFQSGTMLWLFWYHDWSRFSMIKRNGNRKNTTETPAGAALEGVKSNVRSGI